The following is a genomic window from Verrucomicrobiia bacterium.
TGACCGGAACGCTGGGCATCATCCGCAGCACCGGCTCGGCTTTGGGGGAGGAAATCGGCTGGCGGGGGTTTTTGGTGCCGGAACTGGCGAAGGTCACTTCCTTTACCAACACGGCTTTAATCAGCGGAGCGGTTTGGGCCGTGTGGCATTATCCGGCTTTGCTTTTCGCCGACTACAATGCCGGGACGCCGGCCTGGTACGGGGTGGGCTGTTTTACCATTATGGTTATTGGAATGAGCTTCATTTTCGCCTGGATGCGCCTGAAGTCCGGAAGTTTGTGGACGGCGGCTTTTTTGCACGCCAGCCATAATCTTTTCGTTCAAGCGATTTTTACTCCCCTGACGACCGATACCGGAAAAACGAAATATTTTATTGATGAATTCGGAGCCGCTTTGGCTATTGTGTCCGTTGTGGTTGGCTATATCTTCTGGAGGATGCGGCACCGGCTGGAAAAAGCAGAGCCGGCGGCGGTGACGTAGAGAGCAGGATGGGAAACAAACTGCGATTGGCTGAACGGATGTCCCGTTTGGGGACGGAGACCGCCTTTGAAGTTCTGGCGCGGGCGCGGGCCTTGGAGGCCTCCGGCCGTGAAATCATCCACCTCGAAATCGGCGAGCCGGATTTCGACACGCCGGAGTTCATCCGCAAGGCGGCGCAAAAGGCCCTTGATGCCGGATACACCCATTACACTCCCGCCGCCGGACTGCCGGAAGTGCGCAAGGTCGTAGCCCAATATCTTTCCCGAAAAATCAACGTTCCCTTCAAGCTGGAAAACATTGTCATCACACCGGGCGCCAAGCCCATCATGTTTCTTTCCATTCTGGCCTTAATCGAAACCGGCGACGAGGTGATTTATCCCAACCCGGGGTTCCCCATTTACGAGTCGGCGGTCAATTTTGTCGGCGGCAAGGCGGTTCCCTATCCGCTTGCAGAAGAGAACGGCTTCCGGATGGAAGGGGGGAAGCTTAAAAAGTTGCTTACCGACAGAACGCGGATGCTGATTCTGAATTCCCCGCACAATCCGACCGGCTCGGTTCTGGGTAGAAAAGAACTGGAGGGAATTTATGAGGTTGTCAAAAACCGGGAGGATATCTGGGTTTTGTCGGACGAGATTTATTCGCGCGGGCTGTACGGCGGGGAGCACGTCTCCATTGCCTCTTTTCCGGGGATGGCGGAACGAACCATCGTTCTGGATGGAATGTCCAAGGCCTATGCCATGACCGGCTGGCGGCTGGGGTTTGGGGCGATGCCGGAGACGC
Proteins encoded in this region:
- a CDS encoding pyridoxal phosphate-dependent aminotransferase, whose translation is MGNKLRLAERMSRLGTETAFEVLARARALEASGREIIHLEIGEPDFDTPEFIRKAAQKALDAGYTHYTPAAGLPEVRKVVAQYLSRKINVPFKLENIVITPGAKPIMFLSILALIETGDEVIYPNPGFPIYESAVNFVGGKAVPYPLAEENGFRMEGGKLKKLLTDRTRMLILNSPHNPTGSVLGRKELEGIYEVVKNREDIWVLSDEIYSRGLYGGEHVSIASFPGMAERTIVLDGMSKAYAMTGWRLGFGAMPETLAQAVTKLAINDFSCTSAYGQKAIEAGLTGPQDEVDKMASEFRARRDLIVSGLRKIPRLAVTEPEGAFYVFPSIKEFGKSSKEIADYLLEQAGVACLSGTAFGKYGEGYIRFSYANSQKNIRLALDKIKTALEKL
- a CDS encoding type II CAAX endopeptidase family protein, with amino-acid sequence MAESNREAWKRILIFLLLNFGLSAVFNYLIISSGSFRTGRGMYVLGVMWCPGVAALITCKLCGKSIAELGWRWGKTKYQVASYLIPFGYALVAYLAVWLSGLGGFYNPEFVQSAVRDFHWGKLPAGLVLFLTVFLTGTLGIIRSTGSALGEEIGWRGFLVPELAKVTSFTNTALISGAVWAVWHYPALLFADYNAGTPAWYGVGCFTIMVIGMSFIFAWMRLKSGSLWTAAFLHASHNLFVQAIFTPLTTDTGKTKYFIDEFGAALAIVSVVVGYIFWRMRHRLEKAEPAAVT